In Carya illinoinensis cultivar Pawnee chromosome 9, C.illinoinensisPawnee_v1, whole genome shotgun sequence, the following are encoded in one genomic region:
- the LOC122276857 gene encoding uncharacterized protein LOC122276857 — MNPDQEVVLKQKIFRYEVAWGKREGCSELVQAAWKQNFFERLKITTIRKVMEVCRNKLKSWSKEAFRNHKRLLNQKREVLRQLQESDLGQHSSQIKSIQRELDGLLEEEELKWRQRAKQRWLKDGDRNTKFFYKCATQRKQVNFIKKVASEEGVLAYNQEEVAKTFQFFYQNLFTTSKPLSMEAALQSFKPSVSEEMNGLLAQEFTEKEVVTAINGMNPLGSPGPDCFLAVFYQHH; from the coding sequence ATGAATCCTGATCAAGAAGTAGTCCTAAAACAGAAGATTTTCAGGTATGAAGTGGCTTGGGGAAAAAGAGAGGGTTGTAGTGAACTGGTGCAAGCTGCATGGAAACAGAATTTTTTCGAGAGACTAAAGATCACAACTATTAGGAAAGTGATGGAAGTATGCAGAAACAAACTCAAGTCCTGGAGCAAAGAGGCATTTAGAAACCATAAGAGGCTACTAAATCAAAAAAGAGAAGTACTAAGGCAACTACAAGAGTCTGATCTAGGCCAGCATAGTAGCCAAATTAAATCTATTCAAAGAGAGTTAGATGGACTTCTGGAAGAGGAAGAGCTGAAGTGGAGACAAAGAGCCAAGCAAAGGTGGTTGAAAGATGGAGATAGGAATACcaaatttttctataaatgtgCTACTCAAAGAAAACAAGTAAACTTTATTAAGAAGGTTGCTAGTGAGGAAGGAGTGTTAGCATACAATCAGGAAGAGGTTGCCAAAACTTTCCAATTCTTTTACCAAAACTTGTTCACCACCTCAAAACCATTGAGTATGGAAGCAGCTCTGCAGTCTTTCAAGCCTTCAGTCAGTGAAGAAATGAATGGTTTGTTAGCTCAGGAGTTTACAGAAAAGGAAGTGGTTACAGCCATTAATGGCATGAACCCGCTGGGATCTCCTGGCCCAGATTGTTTCCTAGCTGTCTTTTACCAACATCACTAG